The Kitasatospora setae KM-6054 genome contains a region encoding:
- a CDS encoding DUF4192 domain-containing protein, whose protein sequence is MTADDRTTTPAPRPGHLPVRLRGPADMAEMLPYLLGFFPDDSIVAVGLQGAALDQGGVIRIDIPEDPADWERTAVESARLLVELSEQRDRRPVQVLLYLCRDPAGGPGGPEGAHAVLARLRPLAAALARAFRDERVAVKESLCVSGGRWWSFLCAGADCCPPDGTPVRAAHQPSPLAAAATYAGLAPRGSRKAIVAGLSPIGPPGSETQRRALEDAGPPFIRELAGPGGREAAVERTAELLAEAMAEFHAGAKELDAARTARLLIGLQDKLGRDRAAEYAEPDELAAAQRLWRFLIQRCVDPFEHLASPPLTLLAWTSWLADDSATARVVLARALELEPTYTLAQLLYESLNAGLAPEALLRVVRRERTTRLRDPQVSPQSPQASQDQGTPQAPPPSEPPPPAPGAGPEHPGPTVDPGPAVVRPAEGRATAPGERSVGFEAHRAPEPDGPGPAPAADRSAAPEGGRPTAAPDGPPAAACRAERVRRSCAHRITPASTRVRPARTHRNRHAIGD, encoded by the coding sequence ATGACCGCAGACGACCGCACCACCACCCCCGCCCCGCGCCCCGGCCACCTCCCGGTCCGGCTGCGCGGCCCCGCCGACATGGCGGAGATGCTCCCCTACCTGCTGGGCTTCTTCCCCGACGACAGCATCGTCGCGGTGGGCCTGCAGGGCGCCGCGCTCGACCAGGGCGGGGTGATCCGGATCGACATCCCGGAGGACCCGGCCGACTGGGAGCGCACCGCGGTGGAGTCCGCCCGGCTGCTGGTCGAGCTGTCCGAACAGCGCGACCGCCGCCCCGTCCAAGTCCTGCTCTACCTCTGCCGGGATCCCGCCGGCGGCCCCGGCGGGCCCGAGGGCGCCCACGCCGTGCTGGCGCGGCTCCGCCCGCTGGCCGCCGCGCTCGCCCGGGCCTTCCGGGACGAGCGGGTGGCCGTCAAGGAGTCGCTGTGCGTCTCCGGGGGCCGCTGGTGGTCCTTCCTCTGCGCCGGGGCCGACTGCTGTCCGCCGGACGGCACCCCGGTCCGGGCCGCCCACCAGCCCAGCCCGCTCGCCGCGGCGGCCACCTACGCGGGCCTCGCCCCGCGCGGCAGCCGCAAGGCGATCGTGGCCGGGCTGTCCCCGATCGGACCGCCGGGCTCCGAGACCCAGCGCCGCGCCCTGGAGGACGCCGGCCCGCCCTTCATCCGCGAACTGGCCGGCCCCGGCGGCCGGGAGGCGGCCGTCGAACGCACTGCGGAGCTGCTCGCCGAAGCGATGGCCGAATTCCACGCCGGGGCCAAGGAGTTGGACGCCGCGCGCACCGCCAGGCTGCTGATCGGCCTGCAGGACAAGCTCGGTCGGGACCGCGCGGCCGAGTACGCCGAGCCGGACGAACTCGCCGCCGCCCAACGGCTGTGGCGGTTCCTGATCCAGCGCTGCGTCGACCCGTTCGAGCACCTGGCGTCCCCGCCGCTGACCCTGCTGGCCTGGACGTCCTGGCTGGCGGACGACTCGGCCACCGCCCGGGTCGTCCTGGCCAGGGCACTGGAGCTGGAACCGACCTACACCCTGGCCCAACTCCTCTACGAATCGCTGAACGCCGGTCTCGCTCCGGAGGCCCTGCTCCGGGTCGTCCGCCGCGAACGCACCACCCGCCTGCGCGACCCGCAGGTGTCGCCGCAGAGTCCGCAGGCGTCGCAGGACCAGGGGACCCCGCAGGCCCCGCCGCCTTCGGAACCCCCGCCGCCGGCGCCCGGAGCGGGCCCGGAGCACCCCGGGCCGACCGTCGACCCCGGACCGGCCGTCGTCCGACCGGCCGAGGGCCGGGCGACCGCTCCGGGGGAGCGGTCCGTCGGCTTCGAGGCGCACCGGGCGCCGGAGCCCGACGGCCCCGGCCCCGCTCCCGCCGCTGACCGGTCCGCGGCGCCCGAGGGCGGGCGGCCGACCGCCGCGCCCGACGGGCCGCCGGCCGCGGCCTGCCGGGCCGAGCGGGTGCGCCGCTCCTGCGCCCACCGGATCACCCCGGCGAGCACCCGCGTCCGACCGGCCCGGACGCACCGGAACCGACACGCGATCGGAGACTGA
- a CDS encoding FadR/GntR family transcriptional regulator, protein MSTLAHPTVTAARQAESISASELDRFPYADRPAPPAPRWEGAESDLSRVGRKTTSSRGRGLHGQLVQQLGQMIVSGDLGADRPLVPEEIGQRFEVSRTVVRESLRVLEAKGLVSARPNVGTRVRPVSDWNLLDPDIIEWRAFGPQRDEQRRELFELRWAIEPLAARLAAGHGREDVQHRLVELTEIMGHAGNQGDLVSYARADAELHGLVLQMAGNRMLEHLSGIVAGALQVSGGSGGTCERPSESAVGLHARLVDALGTGDGTAAEAAIRALLTVHPDIEHAVPAPREH, encoded by the coding sequence GTGAGTACCCTTGCGCACCCCACCGTTACCGCCGCTCGCCAGGCCGAGTCGATCTCCGCCTCCGAGCTTGACCGTTTCCCGTACGCCGACCGCCCGGCCCCGCCCGCGCCCCGCTGGGAGGGGGCCGAGAGCGACCTCTCCCGGGTCGGTCGGAAGACCACCAGCAGCCGCGGCCGCGGCCTGCACGGCCAGTTGGTCCAGCAGCTCGGCCAGATGATCGTCTCCGGCGACCTGGGCGCCGACCGCCCGCTGGTGCCGGAGGAGATCGGCCAGCGCTTCGAGGTCTCCCGCACCGTGGTGCGCGAGTCGCTCCGGGTGCTGGAGGCCAAGGGCCTGGTCTCGGCCCGGCCGAACGTCGGCACCCGGGTCCGCCCGGTGAGCGACTGGAACCTGCTGGACCCCGACATCATCGAGTGGCGCGCCTTCGGCCCGCAGCGCGACGAACAGCGCCGCGAGCTGTTCGAGCTGCGCTGGGCGATCGAGCCGCTGGCCGCCCGGCTGGCCGCCGGCCACGGCCGGGAGGACGTCCAGCACCGGCTGGTCGAGCTGACCGAGATCATGGGCCACGCCGGCAACCAGGGCGACCTGGTCAGCTACGCCCGGGCCGACGCCGAGCTGCACGGCCTGGTGCTGCAGATGGCCGGGAACCGGATGCTGGAGCACCTGTCCGGCATCGTGGCCGGCGCGCTCCAGGTCTCCGGCGGTTCCGGCGGCACCTGCGAGCGCCCGTCCGAGTCGGCGGTCGGCCTGCACGCCCGGCTGGTGGACGCGCTCGGCACCGGGGACGGCACTGCCGCCGAGGCCGCCATCCGCGCGCTGCTCACCGTCCACCCGGACATCGAGCACGCCGTCCCCGCGCCGCGCGAGCACTGA
- a CDS encoding alpha/beta fold hydrolase yields MSSLSRIPGIVTTDHVFRVPLDHAAPEGESIEVYAREVVAAGREHDELPWLVYLQGGPGGKANRPMGRDGWLDRALDDYRVLLLDQRGTGRSTPANRQTLARRGDARQQAEYLAHFRADSIVRDAELVRRRLLGEDGVWSLLGQSFGGFCTLTYLSLAPEHLREAFVTGGLAGLRRSADEVYRAAFPRVARKNAGHYARFPQDVAAVRRIAAHLVERPATLPDGGTLTVRAFQALGLMLGSGSGSYVLHYLLEEAWVEGPDGPELSDTFLAGAQSHLSFAQNPLYAVLHESIYGQRSVDPGATDWSAERVRKEFPEFDAEAALAGDGPVLLTGETIHPWMFETDPALRPLRETAQLLAERTDWPDLYDLPRLAANQVPVYAAVYHDDMYVDTAHSLETADAVAGTRVWVTNEWEHDGVRTSGRAVLDRLVRMARGEV; encoded by the coding sequence ATGTCCTCCCTCAGCCGCATCCCCGGAATCGTCACCACCGATCACGTCTTCCGGGTGCCGCTGGACCACGCCGCGCCCGAGGGCGAGTCGATCGAGGTCTACGCCCGCGAGGTGGTGGCCGCCGGTCGGGAGCACGACGAACTGCCGTGGCTGGTCTACCTGCAGGGCGGCCCCGGTGGGAAGGCCAACCGGCCGATGGGCCGGGACGGCTGGCTGGACCGGGCGCTCGACGACTACCGGGTGCTGCTGCTGGACCAGCGCGGCACCGGCCGCTCCACCCCGGCCAACCGGCAGACCCTGGCCCGCCGCGGCGACGCCCGGCAGCAGGCCGAGTACCTGGCGCACTTCCGGGCCGACTCGATCGTCCGGGACGCCGAGCTGGTCCGCCGCCGCCTGCTCGGCGAGGACGGCGTGTGGAGCCTGCTCGGCCAGAGCTTCGGCGGCTTCTGCACCCTGACCTACCTCTCGCTGGCGCCGGAGCACCTGCGCGAGGCCTTCGTCACCGGCGGCCTGGCCGGCCTGCGCCGCTCGGCGGACGAGGTCTACCGGGCGGCCTTCCCGCGCGTCGCCCGCAAGAACGCCGGCCACTACGCGCGCTTCCCCCAGGACGTGGCGGCGGTACGGCGAATCGCGGCGCACCTGGTCGAGCGGCCCGCGACCCTCCCCGACGGGGGCACGCTGACCGTCCGGGCGTTCCAGGCGCTGGGCCTGATGCTGGGCAGCGGCTCGGGCTCCTACGTCCTGCACTACCTGCTGGAGGAGGCCTGGGTGGAGGGGCCGGACGGGCCGGAGCTCTCCGACACCTTCCTGGCCGGGGCGCAGTCGCACCTGTCCTTCGCCCAGAACCCGCTCTACGCCGTCCTGCACGAGTCGATCTACGGGCAGCGCTCGGTCGACCCGGGGGCCACCGACTGGTCCGCGGAGCGGGTGCGCAAGGAGTTCCCCGAGTTCGACGCCGAGGCGGCGCTGGCCGGGGACGGGCCGGTGCTGCTCACCGGCGAGACGATCCACCCCTGGATGTTCGAGACCGACCCGGCGCTGCGGCCGCTGCGCGAGACGGCGCAGCTGCTGGCGGAGCGCACCGACTGGCCCGACCTGTACGACCTGCCGCGCCTGGCGGCGAACCAGGTACCGGTGTACGCGGCGGTGTACCACGACGACATGTACGTGGACACGGCGCACTCGCTGGAGACCGCGGACGCGGTGGCCGGGACCCGGGTCTGGGTCACCAACGAGTGGGAGCACGACGGGGTGCGGACCAGCGGCCGGGCCGTCCTGGACCGGCTGGTCCGGATGGCGCGCGGCGAGGTGTAG
- a CDS encoding NUDIX hydrolase — protein sequence MSRYDPSAFPPFAVTVDLVVLTVRDHELCALLVKRGEAPFQGYWALPGGFVRLDEGLAEAASRELAEETGLRAQSLPGSLPAGQTPAGAHLEQLATYGHPQRDPRMRVVSVAYLVLAPDLPSPRAGGDASSARWAPVRELFGEERNDGVLLAFDHEQILADGVERARSKIEYSSLATAFCPPEFTVGELRRVYEAVWGVVLDPRNFHRKVTGTPGFLLPSGGTTTRQGGRPAQLFTAGGATVLNPPMLRPES from the coding sequence ATGTCGCGTTATGACCCGTCGGCCTTCCCCCCGTTCGCAGTCACGGTTGACCTCGTGGTGCTGACGGTGCGCGACCACGAGCTGTGCGCCCTGCTGGTGAAGCGCGGCGAGGCGCCGTTCCAGGGCTACTGGGCGCTGCCCGGCGGCTTCGTGCGCCTGGACGAGGGCCTGGCCGAGGCGGCCTCCCGGGAGTTGGCGGAGGAGACCGGCCTGCGGGCCCAGTCGCTGCCCGGCAGCCTGCCCGCCGGGCAGACCCCCGCCGGGGCGCACCTGGAGCAGCTCGCCACCTACGGGCACCCGCAGCGGGACCCCCGGATGCGGGTGGTCAGCGTCGCCTATCTGGTCCTCGCCCCGGACCTGCCCTCGCCCCGCGCGGGCGGCGACGCCAGCAGCGCCCGCTGGGCGCCGGTGCGCGAACTCTTCGGCGAGGAGCGCAACGACGGCGTGCTGCTCGCCTTCGACCACGAGCAGATCCTGGCCGACGGGGTGGAGCGCGCCAGGTCCAAGATCGAGTACTCCTCGCTGGCCACCGCCTTCTGCCCCCCGGAGTTCACCGTCGGGGAGCTGCGCCGGGTCTACGAGGCGGTCTGGGGCGTGGTGCTCGACCCGCGCAACTTCCACCGCAAGGTCACCGGCACCCCGGGCTTCCTGCTCCCCTCCGGCGGCACCACGACCCGCCAGGGCGGCCGCCCCGCCCAGCTGTTCACGGCCGGCGGCGCCACCGTCCTCAACCCCCCGATGCTGCGCCCCGAGTCCTGA
- a CDS encoding ATP-binding cassette domain-containing protein yields MIQITGLTKAYRRGRPPAVLDLSFDARPGMVTALLGDEGAGKSTALRLMVELERGHGLTLFDGRTYRRIRRPEREIGVLLSTGRPEAGHPGQRARAHLRMLAGTVGVPARRADDLLEQTRLAAVADHRLGTFSPGMHRRLALAAALLGNPSTLLLDAPTEGLSPSGEEWFRAFLRSFALSGGTVLTTTRAPEEAAGLADRVVTLDAGRLAADQPVVEFRRTRLHPEVLVRGPQMARLADLLTAQGGQVRHDGGAGLAVSGIGRTEIGELAYRNGILLHELADRVVERPVSYPSALPSSSGRSGQVLIRTATDPGERPPAGQRPVTIGRPAGPERPLDHRGLQAGRWAAAALAPNPVAPEQGQGQEREREREETRGEGQGASLPAPTPSAPTPPTPTPAPPAAVVPAPSAPAVDLTRRTSRTPGGASALGHPEARGAARPARPVAPEPAAATMADAEQLAANPTDAELLTPARIRGVGHQPAPVRPFAGRPWPAPADAAELRAAEPAESAGPAARPRQSAEPAESGTGTGTGTSTGTGTGTETAARRAAVGDENGSE; encoded by the coding sequence ATGATCCAGATCACCGGACTGACCAAGGCGTACCGGCGGGGGCGTCCTCCCGCGGTGCTCGACCTGAGCTTCGACGCCCGCCCGGGGATGGTCACCGCGCTGCTCGGGGACGAGGGGGCGGGCAAGTCGACCGCGCTCCGGCTGATGGTGGAGCTGGAACGGGGCCACGGCCTCACCCTGTTCGACGGCCGGACGTACCGGCGGATCCGGCGCCCGGAACGGGAGATCGGCGTCCTGCTGTCCACCGGCCGCCCGGAGGCCGGGCACCCCGGACAGCGGGCCCGGGCCCACCTGCGGATGCTGGCCGGCACGGTCGGCGTCCCGGCCCGCCGGGCCGACGACCTGCTGGAGCAGACCCGGCTCGCCGCCGTCGCCGACCACCGGCTCGGCACCTTCTCGCCCGGCATGCACCGCCGCCTCGCCCTGGCCGCCGCGCTGCTCGGCAACCCCTCGACGCTGCTGCTGGACGCTCCCACCGAGGGCCTGTCCCCGAGCGGCGAGGAGTGGTTCCGGGCCTTCCTGCGCTCCTTCGCGCTCTCCGGCGGCACCGTGCTGACCACCACCCGGGCCCCCGAGGAGGCCGCCGGACTCGCCGACCGGGTGGTCACCCTGGACGCGGGCCGACTGGCCGCCGACCAGCCGGTGGTGGAGTTCCGCCGGACCAGGCTGCACCCCGAAGTGCTGGTCCGGGGGCCGCAGATGGCCCGCCTCGCGGACCTGCTGACCGCCCAGGGCGGCCAGGTCCGGCACGACGGCGGGGCCGGCCTCGCGGTGAGCGGCATCGGCCGCACCGAGATCGGCGAACTCGCCTACCGCAACGGCATCCTGCTGCACGAGCTGGCCGACCGGGTGGTGGAGCGCCCGGTCTCCTACCCCTCCGCCCTGCCCAGCAGTTCGGGCCGCTCCGGCCAGGTGCTGATCCGGACGGCGACCGATCCCGGCGAGCGGCCGCCCGCCGGGCAGCGCCCGGTGACCATCGGCCGCCCGGCCGGACCGGAGCGCCCGCTCGACCACCGCGGCCTGCAGGCCGGCCGCTGGGCCGCCGCCGCGCTCGCGCCGAACCCGGTCGCCCCGGAGCAAGGGCAGGGGCAGGAGCGGGAGCGGGAGCGGGAGGAGACCCGGGGCGAAGGCCAGGGCGCCTCGCTGCCCGCCCCGACCCCGTCGGCCCCGACCCCGCCTACCCCGACCCCGGCCCCGCCGGCAGCGGTGGTGCCGGCGCCGTCGGCCCCCGCCGTCGACCTGACCCGCCGGACGTCGCGGACGCCCGGCGGGGCCTCCGCGCTCGGCCATCCGGAGGCACGCGGCGCGGCGCGGCCCGCGCGGCCGGTGGCGCCGGAGCCCGCGGCGGCGACCATGGCCGACGCCGAGCAGTTGGCCGCCAACCCGACCGACGCGGAACTGCTGACTCCCGCGCGGATCAGGGGAGTCGGCCACCAGCCCGCGCCGGTCCGACCCTTCGCGGGACGCCCCTGGCCGGCCCCGGCCGACGCCGCCGAACTGCGGGCCGCCGAGCCCGCCGAGTCCGCAGGCCCGGCGGCCCGGCCGAGGCAGTCAGCCGAGCCAGCCGAGTCGGGTACAGGAACAGGAACAGGAACAAGCACAGGCACAGGCACCGGTACGGAAACAGCGGCGCGGCGCGCTGCCGTCGGCGACGAGAACGGGAGTGAGTGA
- a CDS encoding glycogen debranching N-terminal domain-containing protein, with the protein MAGAPAAGLSRGPAQAPPPRPQPSAAHDVLCVNAPGMAASGSDGQLRGQGLHGFFRHGVRTLARMELRLGGVEPLPLQGVLTSAAAARFVGSVRVPGDLDPDPALTVERLRHADGAETVTVRNTGARPARLPLEIALGTDLGLLTDIAAGRRSADLPGQVQSSGLRWVGQGRAATVSARPSPHAVLAGAGVLRWDLEIQPGARWSVDLRAELETPSTARPPTGRGPGVPLPWSEPEIRADDRRAARLVARALDSMSGLLLADADRPTDLYTASGAPWRFGLTAADALWAARMTLPLGTRLAAGTLRAVARRQHQAAPPAAVPARPADPAPGEGGSAPEGATGPLGGEAGPAQALDGVIPGPLRHGGPELPASCTATEATLLFVTVLAEAWRWGMPRAEVAELLPAVERALGALRAAVVEGPDGPVGFVGDFGRPAEERAARPGPARCEVQAQAHRAALQGADLLDAFDRPGAARWRTWAAELRERFREQFWIDDLSGGRPAAALLAPDRPVPALASTLVHLFDPGLAAEGELHESLLDREQTRLLAQRLVTPELDCGWGLRTLSAKSPRFNPLGHRSGAVRVQETALAVSGLVDAGFEREAEILLEGLLEASVHFDGRLPEMYAGEQKVADCPPVPHPAACRPAGVSAAAAVHLVLSLAGVRPDVPSGRVATRPASTAPLGALELTGLRVAGEPFSVRVSRIGVAVVEEAPSFLQLAAS; encoded by the coding sequence GTGGCGGGCGCGCCCGCCGCCGGCCTGTCCAGGGGGCCCGCCCAGGCGCCGCCGCCCCGGCCGCAGCCCTCCGCCGCGCACGACGTCCTGTGCGTCAACGCCCCGGGCATGGCGGCCTCCGGGTCGGACGGCCAGCTCCGGGGCCAGGGCCTGCACGGCTTCTTCCGGCACGGGGTGCGCACCCTGGCCCGGATGGAGCTGCGGCTGGGCGGCGTGGAGCCGCTCCCGCTGCAGGGCGTCCTGACGTCCGCGGCGGCGGCCCGGTTCGTCGGCTCGGTCCGGGTGCCGGGCGACCTCGACCCGGATCCGGCGCTGACGGTCGAGCGGCTGCGGCACGCCGACGGCGCGGAGACGGTGACGGTCCGCAACACCGGCGCCCGTCCGGCCCGGCTCCCGCTGGAGATCGCGCTCGGCACCGACCTCGGCCTGCTCACCGACATCGCGGCGGGCCGGCGCTCTGCCGACCTGCCCGGCCAGGTCCAGTCGTCCGGCCTGCGCTGGGTCGGCCAGGGCCGGGCCGCCACCGTCAGCGCGCGGCCCTCGCCGCACGCGGTGCTGGCCGGTGCGGGCGTGCTGCGCTGGGACTTGGAGATCCAGCCCGGCGCCCGCTGGTCGGTCGACCTCCGGGCCGAGCTGGAGACCCCGTCGACGGCGCGGCCGCCGACGGGCCGGGGCCCGGGCGTGCCGCTGCCCTGGTCCGAGCCCGAGATCCGGGCCGACGACCGCCGGGCCGCCCGCCTGGTCGCCCGCGCCCTGGACTCGATGAGCGGCCTGCTGCTCGCCGACGCCGACCGCCCGACTGACCTCTACACCGCCTCGGGCGCCCCCTGGCGGTTCGGCCTGACCGCCGCCGACGCGCTCTGGGCCGCCCGGATGACCCTCCCGCTGGGCACCCGGCTCGCCGCCGGCACCCTGCGGGCGGTCGCCCGCCGCCAGCACCAGGCCGCCCCGCCGGCCGCCGTGCCCGCCCGCCCGGCCGACCCGGCCCCGGGTGAGGGCGGGTCGGCCCCGGAGGGCGCCACCGGTCCGCTCGGCGGCGAGGCCGGTCCGGCCCAGGCGCTGGACGGCGTGATCCCCGGCCCGCTCCGGCACGGCGGCCCCGAACTGCCCGCCAGCTGCACCGCGACGGAGGCGACCCTGCTGTTCGTCACGGTGCTGGCGGAGGCCTGGCGCTGGGGCATGCCCCGGGCCGAGGTCGCCGAGCTGCTCCCGGCGGTGGAGCGGGCGCTCGGCGCGCTGCGGGCCGCGGTGGTGGAGGGCCCCGACGGTCCGGTCGGCTTCGTCGGCGACTTCGGGCGCCCGGCCGAGGAGCGCGCCGCGCGCCCCGGCCCGGCCCGCTGCGAGGTCCAGGCGCAGGCCCACCGGGCGGCCCTCCAGGGAGCCGACCTACTGGACGCCTTCGACCGGCCCGGGGCGGCGCGCTGGCGCACCTGGGCAGCGGAGTTGAGGGAACGGTTCCGCGAGCAGTTCTGGATCGACGACCTGTCCGGCGGCCGCCCGGCCGCCGCCCTGCTGGCCCCGGACCGCCCGGTGCCGGCCCTCGCCTCCACCCTGGTGCACCTCTTCGACCCCGGCCTGGCCGCCGAGGGCGAACTGCACGAGAGCCTGCTCGACCGCGAGCAGACCAGACTGCTGGCCCAGCGCCTGGTCACCCCGGAGCTCGACTGCGGCTGGGGGCTGCGCACCCTGAGCGCGAAGTCCCCCCGGTTCAACCCGCTCGGCCACCGCAGCGGCGCGGTGCGGGTCCAGGAGACCGCGCTCGCGGTCAGCGGCCTGGTGGACGCCGGCTTCGAGCGGGAGGCCGAAATACTGCTGGAGGGCCTGCTGGAGGCGTCCGTGCACTTCGACGGCCGACTGCCCGAGATGTACGCCGGTGAGCAGAAGGTCGCCGACTGCCCACCCGTCCCGCACCCGGCGGCCTGCCGCCCGGCCGGGGTCTCCGCGGCGGCCGCCGTCCACCTGGTGCTCTCCCTGGCGGGCGTCCGCCCGGACGTCCCGTCCGGGCGGGTGGCCACCCGCCCGGCGAGCACCGCCCCGCTGGGCGCACTGGAACTGACCGGCCTGCGGGTGGCCGGCGAGCCGTTCTCGGTCCGGGTCAGCCGGATCGGCGTCGCGGTCGTGGAGGAGGCGCCGTCGTTCCTGCAACTCGCCGCTAGCTGA
- a CDS encoding S1 family peptidase, whose product MPILDTFAPRLLRRRAVALVALAALPAPLVALGAAAPAAAQRRIIGGTGTTTGEHPWMVALASRQQFGSARSGQFCGGALISPTKVITAAHCFYDESTARPTDRPGLRVVLGRDDLRGTAGREVAVRAVWIDPGYSFTANTRDVAVLTLTEPQDGRPVLELVNPGETEPYAAGTPATVFGWGDTRGNGSYSNTLRQVTVPIVSDEVCGHAYPGGADSAYDARSMVCAGEQQGGRDACQGDSGGPLLVAGRLAGLVSWGAGCAEADHPGVYTRIAAVSEAVHNVL is encoded by the coding sequence GTGCCCATCCTGGACACGTTCGCGCCTCGGCTGCTCCGCCGCCGGGCGGTCGCGCTCGTCGCCCTGGCCGCCCTGCCCGCCCCGCTGGTCGCGCTGGGCGCGGCCGCTCCGGCCGCCGCGCAGCGGCGGATCATCGGCGGGACGGGCACCACCACCGGCGAACACCCGTGGATGGTGGCGCTGGCCAGCCGGCAGCAGTTCGGCTCGGCCCGCTCCGGGCAGTTCTGCGGCGGGGCGCTGATCAGCCCGACCAAGGTGATCACGGCGGCGCACTGCTTCTACGACGAGTCCACCGCCCGTCCCACCGACCGGCCCGGACTGCGGGTGGTCCTCGGACGGGACGACCTGCGGGGCACCGCGGGGCGGGAGGTGGCGGTGCGCGCGGTGTGGATCGACCCCGGCTACAGCTTCACCGCGAACACCCGGGACGTGGCGGTGCTCACCCTCACCGAGCCGCAGGACGGCCGACCGGTGCTGGAGCTGGTGAACCCGGGCGAGACCGAGCCCTACGCGGCGGGCACCCCGGCGACGGTCTTCGGCTGGGGCGACACCCGGGGCAACGGCAGCTACTCGAACACGCTGCGCCAGGTCACCGTGCCGATCGTCTCGGACGAGGTCTGCGGGCACGCCTACCCGGGCGGCGCGGACAGCGCGTACGACGCCCGCAGCATGGTGTGCGCGGGCGAGCAGCAGGGCGGCCGGGACGCCTGTCAGGGCGACAGCGGCGGGCCGCTGCTGGTGGCCGGGCGGCTGGCCGGGCTGGTCTCCTGGGGGGCCGGCTGCGCGGAGGCGGACCACCCCGGGGTGTACACCCGGATCGCGGCGGTCTCGGAGGCCGTGCACAACGTGCTGTGA
- a CDS encoding RNA polymerase sigma factor → MSASTSRSLPPEIAESAALLALIERGKAQGQIAGDDVRHAFEADQIPVTKWKNVMRSLNQVLIEEGVELMVSAAEPAGAKRKSVAAKSTTKRTATKAVTTRTPVAQTKPPVRIAPAANIAPSVSVTASVTSTEVTVIESIDVSEARAAVKKAAAAPAKKAVAKKAAAPAKKTAAKKTAAAGKPGAKGDEEIIGEEELLEDVALPGDVKEGEAEEETDQGFVLSDDDEDDAPAQQVAVAGATADPVKDYLKQIGKVPLLNAEQEVELAKRIEAGLFAEDKLSQADKLAPKLKRELEIIAEDGRRAKNHLLEANLRLVVSLAKRYTGRGMLFLDLIQEGNLGLIRAVEKFDYTKGYKFSTYATWWIRQAITRAMADQARTIRIPVHMVEVINKLARVQRQMLQDLGREPTPEELAKELDMTPEKVIEVQKYGREPISLHTPLGEDGDSEFGDLIEDSEAVVPADAVSFTLLQEQLHSVLDTLSEREAGVVSMRFGLTDGQPKTLDEIGKVYGVTRERIRQIESKTMSKLRHPSRSQVLRDYLD, encoded by the coding sequence GTGTCGGCCAGCACATCCCGTTCCCTTCCCCCCGAGATCGCCGAGTCCGCGGCACTGCTGGCGCTCATCGAGCGGGGCAAGGCCCAGGGGCAGATCGCCGGTGACGACGTGCGCCACGCGTTCGAGGCGGACCAGATCCCGGTCACCAAGTGGAAGAACGTCATGCGCAGCCTCAACCAGGTGCTGATTGAGGAGGGGGTGGAGCTGATGGTCAGCGCGGCGGAGCCGGCCGGCGCCAAGCGCAAGAGCGTCGCGGCCAAGAGCACCACCAAGCGCACCGCGACCAAGGCGGTCACCACCCGCACGCCGGTCGCCCAGACCAAGCCCCCGGTGCGGATCGCCCCCGCGGCGAACATCGCCCCGTCCGTCTCCGTGACCGCCTCGGTGACCAGCACCGAGGTCACCGTCATCGAGTCCATCGACGTCTCCGAGGCCAGGGCCGCGGTCAAGAAGGCCGCCGCCGCCCCGGCGAAGAAGGCGGTGGCCAAGAAGGCCGCCGCGCCCGCCAAGAAGACCGCCGCCAAGAAGACCGCGGCGGCCGGCAAGCCCGGTGCCAAGGGCGACGAGGAGATCATCGGCGAGGAGGAGCTCCTCGAGGACGTGGCGCTCCCCGGCGACGTCAAGGAGGGCGAGGCCGAGGAGGAGACCGACCAGGGCTTCGTGCTCTCGGACGACGACGAGGACGACGCCCCGGCCCAGCAGGTCGCGGTGGCCGGCGCCACCGCCGACCCGGTCAAGGACTACCTCAAGCAGATCGGCAAGGTCCCGCTGCTCAACGCCGAGCAGGAGGTCGAGCTCGCCAAGCGGATCGAGGCCGGCCTGTTCGCCGAGGACAAGCTGAGCCAGGCCGACAAGCTCGCCCCCAAGCTCAAGCGCGAGCTGGAGATCATCGCCGAGGACGGCCGCCGCGCCAAGAACCACCTGCTGGAGGCCAACCTCCGCCTGGTGGTCTCGCTGGCCAAGCGCTACACCGGCCGCGGCATGCTCTTCCTGGACCTGATCCAGGAGGGCAACCTCGGTCTGATCCGCGCGGTCGAGAAGTTCGACTACACCAAGGGCTACAAGTTCTCGACCTACGCGACCTGGTGGATCCGGCAGGCGATCACCCGCGCCATGGCCGACCAGGCCCGCACCATCCGCATCCCGGTGCACATGGTCGAGGTCATCAACAAGCTGGCCCGCGTGCAGCGCCAGATGCTCCAGGACCTGGGCCGCGAGCCCACCCCGGAGGAGCTGGCCAAGGAACTCGACATGACCCCCGAGAAGGTCATCGAGGTCCAGAAGTACGGCCGCGAGCCGATCTCGCTGCACACCCCGCTCGGCGAGGACGGCGACAGCGAGTTCGGTGACCTGATCGAGGACTCCGAGGCGGTCGTCCCGGCCGACGCGGTCTCCTTCACCCTGCTCCAGGAGCAGCTGCACTCGGTGCTGGACACGCTGTCCGAGCGCGAGGCGGGCGTGGTCTCGATGCGCTTCGGCCTCACCGACGGGCAGCCGAAGACGCTGGACGAGATCGGCAAGGTCTACGGCGTGACGCGCGAGCGGATCCGGCAGATCGAGTCGAAGACCATGTCGAAGCTGCGCCACCCGTCGCGCTCCCAGGTGCTGCGCGACTACCTGGACTGA